The Polyangium mundeleinium genome contains the following window.
TGACACGGCCGTGGCACGCCATCGAAATCTCGGCGCCGCCGCCGAGGACGGGGCCATTGAGCGCCGCCACGACGGGCTTTTTCATCGAGGCGATGGTGTCCAGCACCGCGTGGCCGAAATGGCAGATGCCCTCGCAATCGGCCGGCGTCTTCAGCGAGGCGAGCTCGCCGATGTCCGCGCCCGCGAGCGCGCCGTCCTGGCTCGTGAAGATCACGCCTTTGACCGTGTCGTCCGCGGCGAGCTCCTTCATCGACGCCTCGATTTCGGAGAGCGTCTCGCGGTTCAACGCATTGCGCACCTCGGGCCTGCGCACCGAGACGATCGCGAGGTCGCCGTCGCGCCCGACGACGACGTTCTTGCGGAAGCGCGGGAGGTTCTTTTCGGTGATGCTCTTCGGGACGTGGAATCCCGGGTGCGCGGAGGCGTACGTGGTGCACACGGCGTGCACGCGCTCGATGCCGAACTCCTCGGCGAGCGAGAGCAGGCCCTTGCGGAAGCCGAGCGACATGCGCGTGAGCCAGTCGAGGTCCGAGGGGGCGCAGATGGTCTCGTCGGCGACGAAATAGGTGCGCGCGAAGAGCACGGCGAGGATGCGATCGAGGACCTTCTTGCCGAGCGCCTCGTCGTACCGGCCGTCGCCGCGGTTCTTCGGGTCGTGCCAGGGGCGATTGCCGACCTCGCGCAGAATGGCGGGCGGCTCGAACCACGCGCTGCCCGTGGGCGCATCACGCATGAGCTCCTGGCAATGGACCGTGAGCAGGTTGCCCCGGGTCAAGTCCATCACATTGAGCGGGCCGCCGCCGCCGATCGCGTCATTCACGATCGCGTCGACCTGCGCCGGCGTGGCCACGCCCTCGGCGACAATACGCGCGGCCTCGGAGACGTAATTGCAGAAAATGTCATCGGCCGCGAAACACGCGACGTCGGCCGTGATGATGGGGACCTTGCCGAGCTTCTCCAGCGTGCGGAGCATCCGCTCGCCGAACGCGTCGTCGCCCGAGAGGACGACCTCGACCGGGAGAGCGCGCCACGCGGGATAAAAGGGGTGGTTCACGAAGCAACGTTCGGGGTGCTTCGTCCCTTTCGCGATCTCGGCGCGCGGGATGCCGCTCGTGGCAAAGCCGATCAGGCAGTCGGGCCGGACCGTGGCTTCCAGCGCGGCGATGATCTTGCGCTTGATGGGAAGATCCTCGGTCGCGGCCTCGAGGACGTAATCACACGCGGCGAGGTCCGCGAGGGAGAGGGTCGGGACGAGGGCCTCTTTTACCGCGCGCGCGGCGCTCTCGGAGAGCTTGCCGCGGGCGAGGGCCTTCGCCACGTAGGTCCCGATACGAGCCATGCCCGCGTCGAGCGCCTCTTGCTTGATGTCGTGCAAATAGACGCGGCCACCTTCCCTGGCGATGGCGGATACGAAGCCGTACGCCAGATCCGGGCCGATCGATCCCGAGCCGATCACGCCAACGATCATGTGTGAGAACACCTCCGGCGCGTCGGGGCGGCCCGCGGCCGGGTGCCTCCGAAGCAGGGCCGGCCCTTATCACCGGAGAGCCGCGGCGCCAAGGCTTGGCGCGCTCTCCCCTCCCCGGAGGCTGCGCAGAGGTCTTCGCGCTTGCCCTGCCGCGCTGGCTTGTCGCGGCGTCGAACAGACGAGGACGAGGGCCGACGTCGTCTGTCGAGCATGGGCCCGCCCGTCACGCGTGCCCGGCCGTCCCCATTGCGGGCACGCGCATTGCAGTTTCCACCCGGAACGGTCGCCGCGGACCACGGTCTTCGCGTGCGATCGATCGGTCGCAACCCTTTGCGAAGGAGGCGCGCATCATGGCGAACCCGTTCGTCGATCAAGTTCGGGAAGGGATGGAGGTCCGCACCGTGGACGGGCACAAGCTCGGCAAGGTGGTGTCGGTCCAGGCGGACGACTTCGTGGTGGAGAAAGGATTTTTCTTCCCGAAAGATTACATGATTTCCTGCGATGACATCGCGGAGGTCCGCGAAGACACGCTCGTGCTCTTGAAGCGCCGGGAAGAGCTCAGCATCGAGGGCGGGGTGCTTTCGTCGCGCGGCCTGACGCACCAGGAGCCGCTCCAGTCCGCGTTGCGGCTCGAAGAAGCCGAGCGGACGGAGGAGGCTGCCCGGTTGTCGTTGCACGAGGAACAGGTGCAGGCGACGACACACACCGAGCAGGTGGGGGAGGTGCGCATTCACAAAGACGTGGTGACGGAGGAGCGGCAGCTCTCGGTGCCCGTGAAGCGCGAGGTGGTGACGGTCGAGCGCGTGCCCGTCGCCGCAGAGCGCGCGCGCAGCGACGCCAGCGC
Protein-coding sequences here:
- a CDS encoding 3-hydroxyacyl-CoA dehydrogenase/enoyl-CoA hydratase family protein, with amino-acid sequence MIVGVIGSGSIGPDLAYGFVSAIAREGGRVYLHDIKQEALDAGMARIGTYVAKALARGKLSESAARAVKEALVPTLSLADLAACDYVLEAATEDLPIKRKIIAALEATVRPDCLIGFATSGIPRAEIAKGTKHPERCFVNHPFYPAWRALPVEVVLSGDDAFGERMLRTLEKLGKVPIITADVACFAADDIFCNYVSEAARIVAEGVATPAQVDAIVNDAIGGGGPLNVMDLTRGNLLTVHCQELMRDAPTGSAWFEPPAILREVGNRPWHDPKNRGDGRYDEALGKKVLDRILAVLFARTYFVADETICAPSDLDWLTRMSLGFRKGLLSLAEEFGIERVHAVCTTYASAHPGFHVPKSITEKNLPRFRKNVVVGRDGDLAIVSVRRPEVRNALNRETLSEIEASMKELAADDTVKGVIFTSQDGALAGADIGELASLKTPADCEGICHFGHAVLDTIASMKKPVVAALNGPVLGGGAEISMACHGRVIGPELVLGQPEVNLGIIPGYGGTQRLPRLIGFERALDLLRTGRTVGAKEAHAWGWATLAPVKDFLGEAKALVQKHLAGEIKLAPVDAAPIAVPDKLPATDLGHHSRAIDAILVSVVRRGNALPLAEGLALEAKGFGQCKETVDLDIGMKNFIQNGPRVPAAFLHE
- a CDS encoding YsnF/AvaK domain-containing protein, whose translation is MANPFVDQVREGMEVRTVDGHKLGKVVSVQADDFVVEKGFFFPKDYMISCDDIAEVREDTLVLLKRREELSIEGGVLSSRGLTHQEPLQSALRLEEAERTEEAARLSLHEEQVQATTHTEQVGEVRIHKDVVTEERQLSVPVKREVVTVERVPVAAERARSDASAGKEFQEESIVIPIREEVVDIQKRSVVTEEIVVMRATEETEAPVSATIRREVAEVISEGEVEAHEVPLRKTGT